Proteins co-encoded in one Bacillus sp. FSL H8-0547 genomic window:
- a CDS encoding putative glycoside hydrolase: MPVLAGGHQAQADSVLTASVHESKEIVHQLKELPEEMPRFLFDSGLVFQYPDAIRGIYVTGHSAGGSKFSQLTDLIDKTDLNAMVIDVKDDFGNLTYMPEKKSPYFGISKQYIKDPRAILEQLQKKNIYPIARVVVFKDSVLAQQKPEWSFQDGSSVWKNGRGESFVNPFMKEVWDYNVNIAIEAAKLGFQEIQFDYVRFPEGFENKDAALTYSQGKYGQLKQDNVQKRVTAVTDFVAYAKEKLKPYGVKVSVDIFGYTATLPEAPGIGQNFSKISSHVDVISSMIYPSHWTAYFGIEKPDLKPYELITEYAKLEKKKLAELKNSPVSRPWLQDFTASWLGSGNYKKYGKEDVEAQIRALQDQGIDEYLIWNAGNNYTKGVDYTP, from the coding sequence CCTGTATTAGCAGGGGGACATCAGGCACAGGCGGATTCCGTTTTAACCGCATCCGTTCATGAGTCTAAAGAAATCGTTCATCAGCTGAAAGAGCTTCCGGAAGAAATGCCCCGTTTTCTGTTTGATTCAGGCCTCGTGTTTCAGTACCCTGATGCAATTAGAGGGATTTATGTGACAGGCCATTCAGCAGGAGGCAGCAAGTTCAGCCAGCTCACAGACCTGATTGATAAGACAGATTTAAATGCTATGGTTATCGATGTGAAAGATGATTTTGGAAACCTGACCTATATGCCTGAAAAAAAGTCGCCTTATTTCGGGATCAGTAAACAATACATAAAAGATCCGCGGGCCATACTTGAACAGCTTCAGAAGAAGAACATTTATCCGATTGCGAGAGTCGTTGTATTTAAAGATTCTGTACTTGCGCAGCAGAAGCCCGAGTGGTCGTTTCAGGACGGCAGCAGCGTATGGAAAAACGGCAGGGGCGAATCATTTGTTAATCCTTTTATGAAGGAAGTATGGGACTATAATGTGAATATCGCCATTGAGGCAGCTAAATTAGGCTTCCAGGAAATACAGTTTGATTATGTCCGGTTTCCGGAAGGGTTTGAAAACAAAGATGCAGCCCTTACGTACAGCCAGGGAAAATATGGTCAGTTAAAACAGGATAATGTTCAAAAAAGGGTAACAGCGGTAACGGACTTTGTAGCCTATGCAAAAGAAAAGCTGAAGCCATATGGCGTCAAGGTTTCTGTTGATATTTTCGGATATACAGCAACCCTTCCGGAAGCGCCGGGCATCGGGCAGAACTTCTCGAAAATTTCAAGCCATGTAGATGTCATCTCCTCTATGATTTATCCGAGCCACTGGACGGCCTATTTCGGCATAGAAAAACCCGATCTGAAACCTTATGAGCTGATTACAGAATATGCGAAGCTCGAAAAGAAAAAGCTGGCAGAGCTGAAAAACAGTCCCGTCTCAAGGCCTTGGCTTCAGGACTTTACCGCCTCGTGGCTTGGCTCCGGCAACTATAAAAAGTACGGAAAAGAAGACGTGGAAGC